One window from the genome of Caloenas nicobarica isolate bCalNic1 chromosome 21, bCalNic1.hap1, whole genome shotgun sequence encodes:
- the RAB29 gene encoding ras-related protein Rab-7L1 — protein sequence MGQRDRMFKVLVVGDATVGKTSLVQRYANDSFNRHYKSTVGVDFALKVVQWSESETVRLQLWDIAGQERFTSMTRLYYRDASACVIMFDVTNVSTFSNSQKWKQDLDSKLVLPDGSAVPCLLLANKCDLSPWAVTRDEVDRFSKENGFSGWVETSVKENKNINESMRVLIEKMMSSSTGDGSSSAAGSGDYINIKETTPPGWACC from the exons ATGGGGCAGCGCGATCGCATGTTCAAGGTGCTGGTGGTCGGGGACGCCACGGTGGGCAAGACCTCGCTGGTGCAGCGCTACGCCAACGACAGCTTCAACCGGCACTACAAGTCCACGGTGGGAG TGGATTTTGCCCTGAAGGTGGTCCAGTGGTCAGAATCAGAGACAGTCCGACTGCAGCTCTGGGACATCGCAG ggcAGGAACGCTTCACGTCCATGACCCGGCTGTACTACAGGGATGCATCAGCCTGCGTGATCATGTTCGATGTGACCAACGTCAGCACGTTCAGCAACAGCCAGAAGTGGAAGCAGGATCTGGACAGCAAGCTGGTGCTGCCGGACGGGAGCGCcgtgccctgcctgctgctggccaaCAAA TGCGACCTTTCCCCATGGGCAGTGACGAGAGACGAAGTGGATCGgttcagcaaagaaaatggtttttCTGGTTGGGTGGAGACGTCggtgaaggaaaacaagaatattAACGAGTCCATGAG AGTCCTGATTGAAAAGATGATGTCCTCATCCACGGGTGATGGAAgttcctctgctgctgggagTGGGGATTATATTAACATAAAAGAGACAACCCCGCCAGGCTGGGCTTGCTGTTAA
- the SLC41A1 gene encoding solute carrier family 41 member 1 codes for MPERPFAQAPGRKSLLEQLLAVGPPSQGSGELLCSMSSKPEQKETHQGNGVVLPIVPMDHLTSPDRGQLVEPPDFRGPNGDGVEVVVLESHANAKGVREEDALLENGSQSNESDDTSTDRGPEPASPLKETSFSIGLQVLFPFLLAGFGTVAAGMVLDIVQHWDVFKYVTEIFILVPALLGLKGNLEMTLASRLSTAANIGQMDTPKDLWRMITGNMALIQVQATVVGFLAAITAVVFGWILNGHFNIVHALLLCASSVATAFIASLVLGLIMIGVIVGSRKMGINPDNVSTPIAASLGDLVTLALLSGISWGLYKETEIKAYLNPLVCVCFAAVLPIWVVITKKNEATREVLYSGWHPVVMAMGISSIGGLILDKMVTNPNFAGMAVFTPVINGVGGNLVAVQASRISTYLHMSGMPGESSETAPRKCPSPCTTFFSSDVNSRSARVLLLLVVPGHLIFLYTINSLQGGHTTLTLIFIVFYMMAALLQVLILLYVADWMVHWIWSRDLDPDNYCIPYLTALGDLFGTGLLAFSFYILWHIGDRDSDVGD; via the exons ATGCCGGAAAGGCCATTTGCACAAGCTCCTGGCAGAAAATCTCTTCTGGAACAGCTGCTGGCTGTAGGTCCACCAAGCCAAGGGTCaggggagctgctctgcagcatgtCTTCCAAGCCAGAGCAGAAGGAGACCCACCAGGGCAACGGGGTCGTGCTGCCCATCGTGCCCATGGACCATCTCACCAGTCCGGACCGGGGGCAGCTGGTGGAGCCCCCAGATTTCCGGGGACCTAATGGTGACGGGGTAGAAGTGGTGGTGCTGGAGTCTCACGCCAACGCGAAAGGAGTGCGAGAAGAAGACGCCCTGCTGGAAAATGGCAGCCAGAGCAACGAAAGCGATGACACCAGCACAGACCGAGGTCCTGAGCCAGCCTCACCACTCAAGGAGACCTCCTTTTCCATCGGGCTGCAGGTCCTCTTTCCATTCCTCCTGGCAGGCTTTGGGACAGTTGCTGCTGGAATGGTGCTGGACATCGTGCAG cactgggatgtcTTCAAATACGTGACTGAGATATTTATCTTGGTACCTGCGTTGCTGGGCCTGAAGGGGAACCTGGAGATGACTCTGGCGTCTCGCCTGTCAACAGCT GCTAATATTGGCCAAATGGATACACCCAAAGACCTCTGGAGGATGATAACGGGGAACATGGCTCTGATACAG gttcAGGCTACTGTGGTTGGCTTCCTGGCCGCGATCACAGCTGTGGTATTCGGATGGATCTTGAACGGGCACTTCAACATTGTCCACGCTCTCCTGCTTTGTGCCAGCAGCGTGGCTACTGCTTTCATCGCTTCCCTTGTTCTGG GCTTGATTATGATCGGGGTCATCGTCGGATCCAGGAAGATGGGGATCAACCCTGATAACGTCTCCACGCCAATCGCTGCCAGCCTGGGGGATCTCGTCACCCTGGCTCTGCTTTCGGGAATCAGCTGGGGCTTGTACAAAGAGACGG AGATCAAAGCCTACCTGAATCCTTTGGTATGCGTCTGCTTCGCAGCTGTGCTGCCCATCTGGGTCGTCATCACCAAGAAGAACGAAGCAACCCGGGAGGTGCTGTACTCTGGCTGGCATCCGGTCGTTATGGCCATGGGAATTAGCAG TATCGGGGGCTTAATTTTGGACAAAATGGTCACAAATCCAAACTTTGCTGGGATGGCTGTCTTCACACCGGTTATTAACG GTGTGGGTGGCAACCTGGTGGCGGTGCAGGCGAGTCGCATCTCCACGTACCTGCACATGAGCGGGATGCCTGGAGAGAGCTCCGAAACAGCCCCTCGCAAGTGCCCCAGCCCTTGCACCACCTTCTTCAGCTCAG ATGTGAATTCTCGCTCCGCTCGTGTGCTCTTGCTTCTGGTCGTGCCTGGGCACTTGATCTTCCTTTACACCATCAACTCCTTGCAAGGCGGACACACGACGCTCACCCTGATTTTCATAGTTTTCTACATGATGGCTGCGCTTCTCCAG GTTCTCATCCTCCTGTACGTTGCCGACTGGATGGTGCACTGGATCTGGAGCAGGGACCTCGACCCTGACAACTACTGCATCCCGTACTTGACAGCGCTGGGGGACCTGTTTGGAACGGGTCTTCTCGCTTTCAGCTTTTACATCCTCTGGCACATCGGTGACCGGGACTCGGATGTGGGAGActag